Sequence from the Pseudocalidococcus azoricus BACA0444 genome:
GCCGCCGGACAAATACTCACACAGGGACGGGGACAATCACTCGGACAGGCCTGGGGATCAAACGTGGCTTTGCGGAAATGGGGATCTTCACCGGCATTCAAGCTCACCATTAAAAATGGTCGGATGAGTTCAGGATTATGGGTCAGAGCCGATTCAACCCCTTCAAGGGCCGCTGTAATCACGGCCGGATCTGCTGCCACATCCAGACAATCCACCCCCGCCAGACTATAGGCCAAGGCTAAATGATGAATTTGCGGTAAATCCTGAAAGCTGGCCCCAGTAATTAGTTTGCACCATTGGCCGCAATGGAGAGAATCTAGAGGCGTGGTTGAAAATGGCACAGGCCTGGAATCTAGTAAAAGGACACATGGTTGCTATGTTTGAGGCAGGGCAATCATCATCAGCCCACCGGCCCTAACCAATCGGTTCGCTCTATTGTACCCAGGCCTTGCTAAAATTAGCCCCTGAGATATATGGCCACAGTTAAAGATCTTCCAGTCCCCTTACCCCTTTTGCACCTATGGAACTGACTTTAGACCTCCTCCAGAAACTTGTTTGGATGGATTTTCGTTTAGCGGTCTTGTTCACCGTGGTGTTGCCCTTGGGGTTGCTCCTGTGGGCCGTGATTCAAAATGCCCAGGCCATCACTCAGTTATTGATTATTTATTGGCGGATCGCCAGCTTGTTAGCCATTACGGTTTATCTGATGATTGCCCAATGGCCGGTCAGTTATGTGAGTGGGTTTGCGGCGTTAATTTTGATTCCCCTCAGTTTATGGTTTTGGGTGGACTTAAATGAGGAGGTGGCAGATCGCCGGGATACCCTTGGCCTGGTCTTTAATAGTTGGCGGTGGGGAGTAACCCTCTACTGTATTTTGGCGGCATTGGGGCAAGCTGTATTTTTAGATTGTGCCTTTATTCCTGGGGCGATTAGGCGCACTGCCTGCCAGGCCTGGTTACAACCCCCACTCATGTTCAAAGCCATGTTCCATGCCCAGGCTAAACCGGGAACCCTCGGCTTCTTTGCCGTTGTGGCCCTGGTGATTTATGTCCTCTATCTGGGCTATTTTGTCTTTATCCGCTTACCCA
This genomic interval carries:
- a CDS encoding DUF3177 family protein, whose product is MTLDLLQKLVWMDFRLAVLFTVVLPLGLLLWAVIQNAQAITQLLIIYWRIASLLAITVYLMIAQWPVSYVSGFAALILIPLSLWFWVDLNEEVADRRDTLGLVFNSWRWGVTLYCILAALGQAVFLDCAFIPGAIRRTACQAWLQPPLMFKAMFHAQAKPGTLGFFAVVALVIYVLYLGYFVFIRLPKQGRSATGL